GCAATTTATGCGCTCCTGTTGCGGGGAAGTGATTGGCTTGGGACGGGCGTAAGCACGCAGGTAAGTCTGGGTGGTCAGCCCATTGAAAGTCGGGTTACCAAAGCCGATGCCATAACGGGCTACGAAAAAGTAACTTATACGGCCTCGGAGATCAAACCGGAAATGGGTGCCATTCAGGTAACGAAGACGACCGATGGAATTGCATGGGGGGCTTTGTACTGGCAGCATTTCGAACCCCTCGACCGTCTGATGCCGGGTAGTGCCGGATTGTCGATACAAAAAACACTGTATGTCCAACGGGATTCGCCTAATGGTCCACAGATTACGACCGTAACCGAAAAAACGGCGCTCAAACCCGGTGATCTAATCAAGGTGCGGCTAGTCCTGAAAACCGACCGGGCAATGGAATACGTTCACCTGAAAGATAGCCGGGCGTCGGGGTTTGAGCCAGTAGCTGCGCTGTCGGGGTATAAATACCAGAATGGCCTGGGTTATTACGAATCCCCCCGCGATGCCAGCACCGATTTCTTCATGAGCTACCTGCCCATAGGTACGCATGTGTTCGAATATGATTTGCGTGTTGCCCAACTAGGTGATTTCTCGGCGGGTGTAGCCACCGTTCAGTGTTTCTATGCGCCCGAATTTTCGGCCCACTCGGCAGGCGAACGGGTACGGGTAAACTGAGTCAGGGAAATCAATGAAACTGTTTAAACGTTTACAAATTGAGTCCAAACAGGTGCGTTTTTGTCATGCTGAGGCACGAAGCATCTTCGGTAGCCACTATAACTCCAGCTACCGAAGATGCTTCGTGCCTCAGCATGACAAAATGGGCTAATTTCTGGCCTGATCAGGAAAGTGTAAACAGCTTCAATATAAGCAACAGGTCGACCTATAATTTAACCTATAGGTCGACCTGTTGCTTGCTTCAAATAACCGCCGTTGCTTCCAATTCAATGGCAAAACCGTAGTGTAAAGGATTAACCGGGACAACCGACCGGGCCGGACGATGATTGCCAAAAAAATCCGAATATAGCGCATTGACCGTAGCCCAGGCACTCATATCCGTAATAAACACACTAACCTTCAAAACCTGATCGCGCTGGCTTCCGGCTGCCTGTAAGATGGCGTCCAGATTAGCCAGAATCTGTTTTGTTTGTTCGGCCACGGTAGCATCGGTCAATTTCTGGCCATTGGGTGTGATCGGTAAAATGCCCGATATAAACACCAGATCATTGTGGACAACCGCTTGCGAATAGTGGCCACCCGGTACAGGTGCATTTGGCGTCTGGATAAACGTCATTTCAGTTTCGGTTTATGCGTAATCGATGCGCTGAAGTTAAAACATATTTCTTCAGATAAGGGAATCTGCATCCCTATTCGCCCTTTAAAACGTCAACCGGATTACTTTTTGCGGCCTTCATCGTCTGCGATCCGATCATCAGGAAGGCAATCAGCAATACGGCCAGCAAGCCAATAAACAGTTCGGTAACCTGCACGGGTGTGTGATATGGAAAACGGGTCAGCACCATCTTCTCGAAGAAAAGATAGGTTACGGGGAGTGCGATGAGGGCCGATACGGACAGCATAACCAGAAAACCACGACTTAGCAAGTAGATAAGGCTGCCGGAACTGGCTCCCATTACTTTACGGATGCTAATCTCCTTCAGGCGGGTTTCGGTTGTGTAGGCGACCATACCGAACAGGCCCATTGAGGCAATCGAAATAGCCAGGAAGGAAAGGAACCCAATGATCTTGACCATAGCCGAAAATTCGCTATAGGCATCTTCTATTTCCTGAGTATAAAATTTAGCTTGTAAGGGATGAACCCGGTCGATCTTCTTCCAGGCCGACTCAATTTTGGCTCGGGTGGCCAGGAGGTCAGTAGGATGAATTTTGGCGTTGATAATGGCTCTGTCGTCGGGTGTCCAGGCCATAAAAGCGACCGGCTCGATAAGGTTGTCGACCTTGCCATAGTGGAAGTCTTTCATGACCCCAATAATGGTCATCCGGCGAGTGCCGTGAAAACTGCTAAAGGTGACCTCTTTCCCGATGGCTTTTTCAGGGTTATTGTTGCCTATGTTGAATCGTTTCAGGACTTGCTGGTTAACGATCACCTCGGTAGCGGCCTCGGTTGTGGTAGGATGTGCCTTGAAATTTCCTCCCGCAATGAGTTTATAATCATGCAGTGCCAGGTAGTTTTCATCGACGTGGTTTGTCAGAACCAGTGCCGAATCGCGCGAATCGGTATATTTCATGTAGCCTCCCCAGGCATTGCCAACGCTGGTGATGATCAACGATCGGGATAAGGCCGTTACTTCCGGCATCTCACGCAGTTCTTTTAAGAAAGCGTCGGGTTTATTGCCCTGCATATTGATGTTCAGAATGTTTTCGGTATTGAACCCCAGATCGAAGGCCAGGATGTTTTTGTATTGTACGTAGCCAATGGCGGTTGCCGTAATAAAAATGAGCGTAAGTGTGTATTGAATCACCACCAGGGCGCGACGGAGGGTGGCGTATTTGAATACCTTAACAGTCGATACATTCCTGAGCGCACTAATTGCGCTGACTTTCGAGAAGAACAGGGCAGGCATGAGGCCAGCAATACCCCCTACAGTAACCGAAAAGATAATAAACGTAATGACCATAGTCGGCGTAAGTGAGAGTTTCACCGTTCGCTGCATCTCCGGCGCCAGACTTATCAGTTGCGGCCGTAAGATCAGAAAAAGGATAAACGAAAGCAGGAGGGAGGCCAGCGAAATCATAATTGCTTCTACCAGAAACTGTTGCCAGACCTGGCTCTTTCCGGCACCGATTGCTTTTCGAAGACCTACTTCCTTGAAACGACGCATGGCGCGGGCCATCGACAGATTGGTATAGTTGAAACAGGCCGACAGAATCACCACGAGTGCCAGCCCCCCAAGAATCCAGAGTACAGTTGGGGGCATATGCGGGCCTACGTAGCCACTCCCTTCCGAGCGACGGAGGTTTTCGCCAACAACAATTTTATACAAGGGCAGAAGCTCGAATTGAACCTTCGTATTGGCTTCGATACGGCTTTCTTCCCTGGCAATGGCGTCCAGCTCCGACTGGATTGATGCCCTATCGGTCTGTTCCGGCAGCAGCATATACACGAAGTTCGATGGCGTATTGGCCCATTTGTCGAAGTTGCTTCGGTTCAGTTGCTCAGCCGTGGATAGCGATACCAGCGCTTCGAAGTGGATGTGCGAAAAGAAGGGGACGTCTTTTATAACCCCTGTTACCTGATAATCGAGTGTGTCGAACCGGACTACCTTGCCGAGCGCATCGTCGTTGCCAAACAGCTTTTGGGCTGCCGTTTCTGTCAGAACAATCGAGTAGGGGTCTTTCAGCGCTGTTTCTGGATTCCCTTCCAGCATCGGAAAGGTAAAGATGGTAAATACGGATGGGTCGGCCCAGAATCCCTTGATCGGGAGAATCTTATCGCCAACATGTGCGTCTTGCGTAAAGTCGTTGCGAAGAATTGTCACCTTTGCCCCTGCCACTTTCTGCCGGATAAGCTTACCCGTCTTTAGCGATGTGGTAGCAAACTTGCCTCGGTCGCCATTAGTTGTCAGAACGTTGGTGATGCGATAGATCCTGTCCCCATACTGGTGGAATTTATCGTATGAATACAGGTCGAGTACGAACGCAATCAGTAGTAAGCCAACGGACATACTGATAGCCAGGCCGACCATATTGATGGCTGAGAAAAGCTTGTTACGCAATAAATTGCGTCGTGCTGTTTTGATGTAACTCCCGATCATGATCCAGTTTATTAAAAAGGCTCCCGCAAAACTATTGGACTAGTCCGGGCCTAATGAAAAAATGGGATGAATTAGGCTAAAAATGGGATGAATCCGGGCGTATGAAATGTATTATTCGCCATGTATCATCACTTCGGTGGCCACTCGTTCACCAGATCGAATAGCACCGTCGATATAGCCATTCCAGATATCGGAGGTTTCGGTACCAGCCCAGTGAATGCGTCCAACAGGTTGGCGTAAGGCTGGCCCAAGGGTTGTCCATACACCCGGTCCCATCAGGCCCGCGTAACACCCGCGCGACCACTCTTCATTCATAAAACTATGGTCGAGATACCGGACTGGGCTGAGCGCCTGTGTCCCGAAAAAAGTAGCAAAGGAATGGAGAGCCGACAATTTTCGGTCGCTGTCCGACAAACCTGCAAACGCTTTAGCCTGATTACCAAGTACAAATCCCATCAATACACCATACGAACCATCGTTGGGCGAGTTGTCGAATGTAACAGTTACGTGGCCATCAGGTGTTGCTGCTAAGCCATTCAAGCCCTGTTCGCGCCAGAACGGCTTTTCGTAGATGGCGTAACATTTCCATACCGATCCCATTGGCATTCGCTGAATCAACTGGGCGCGTTGGACGGGAAGAATTGGCTGGAAATCAATACGAGTCTGGAGCGCTGGCGGCACCGTAATGATAACCCGTTTGCCTTTATAAGTTTCTTTTGGGGTTACTACGCTGATATCATTTTCGCCCTGAATAACGGCTTTGACGGGTGAATCGAAAACAAGTTGATGGGTGAACGTAGCCGCCAGTCGGTCGGCAATTGTCTGAGCCCCACCTACAAACCGCTCCTCCTGCGCTCCATTTTTGATATTCATCAACGTGTCCAGATCACGGCATGACTTTGTGTAAAACAGTGCATGAAGAAGTGATATTTCGGTGGGGTCGGCGGCCCAGATGGCTTCGGCTGCTACTTTGAAAAACTGCCGGGCTACGTCGAAACGCATTTGCCCGTTCATCCAGCTTGCCAGTGTCATCGAGTCAAGATAAGGAGCATTGGGTGTTGCCCAGGGCTCAGCCAGATCAACAGCTTTCGAGAGTTTGTTCAGTTTCTTGATCGCAGCGTCCAGGCTCAGCAGCGCACCGATGGGCAGCGGAGGAATTAACCCTTTGTATCGCTTGACTTGCCCCCGAAAATACTGCGTGCTTTTGCCTTCGTCGTAGGTCTTGTACGTTTCAACGCCGAATTCACGAGCCATGGCATACAGTCGCTCCTGCGTTGGCCCGACCCAGGCACCACCAAGATCAACATAGGTGCCATCGTCGAACCGTTGCGTCCAGACCCGGCCTCCAACGCGGTCACGGGCTTCAACTAATAAGACCGTTTTTCCTGCTTTAAGGAGTTCGTGCGTGGCGGTCAGACCGGCATAGCCCGCCCCAATAACAACAACATCGTATAACGTAGTTGGCTCAGTCATGGTGGTTTAGGAATTCATGACGTAACCTACAGAAAAACAACGACCCTGAAAAATGACGAATGCCATAACCTGAAGCTATGGCATTCGATAAGGCGTTGACCAGGACGGGCTTTTACACAATGGCGTCCAGTAAAGAAGTCACAATTGACACGACAAAACTGAACAGCAGTGCGGCAATGAATCCGCTTACGTGAAAACTTGGAATCAGGTACGCAGTCAGGTAAACCATGAGCACGTTCAAAACCAGCAGAAAAAGCCCCAGCGTAATAATCGTGATGGGAATAGTCAGTATGGTCAGAATGGGCTTAATAAAGGCGTTCAGGAAGCCCAGAACGATAGCTACCATCAAGTAAGTACCGGCTCCGCCCGAAACATGAATACCCGGAATAAATATACTAGCGATGTAAACGGCTACTGCGCTAATCAGGATGCGAATAATCAATCCCATAAAGCTGTTTGTGTTTGGTGAGAAAATAGGCAACGACCACGTTGATGGTTGCTAATATCGAACAACAAACTGCAAATCAGAAATTATTGTTTTGAATGACGCCCCTGCAATACCGTCACAATGTCGTCAAGCTGAATATTTTTCTGCTCTAGCAGTACCAGAAAGTGGAATAACAGGTCGGCTGCTTCGCCTTTGAACAGGTGGTCGTTGTTGTCTTTCGCTTCAATGACCAGTTCGACGGCCTCTTCGCCAACTTTCTGGGCAATCTTGTTAACCCCCTTGTTAAACAAGCTGGCTGTATACGACTGGTCGGAAGGATTAACTTTCCGGTCGTGGATCACCTGCTGCAAATAGTTCAGAAATTGCCCTTTACCCTGGTTTACTTCCTGAAAACAGGTGGCGGCACCCGTGTGGCAAACCGGCCCGGCTGGGCTGGCTTTAATCAACAGGGTATCGCCATCACAGTCGACCAAAATTTCCCGTACATGCAGAAAGTTGTTGGATGTTTCACCCTTCGTCCAGAGTCGCTGTTTGCTGCGGCTGAAAAACGTGACTATGTTTTCGGCAACGGTTTTGTTGTAGGCTTCCTGGTTCATATAGCCCAGCATCAGCACTTTACCCGTTTCGGCATCCTGAATAACGGCAGGAACCAGACCGTCGGGCGATTTATCAAAATTGATTTCGGAATTCATAACCGCAAAGGTAAGCTCTACGCCCGAATCGTGTGCACAAACTCAAGAATGCTATCGGCCGATGTGCCTTTCTCTTCCAGATGACGAATGAACGCACTACCTACAATGGCCCCGTTGGCATACTCGCAAGCTGTGTCGAACGTATCATGGTTATTGATACCAAAACCAATCAGGCGCGGATTTCGAAGATTCATGGCCTGAATACGCTCGAAGTACGCACGCATGGAATCGCTGATACCTTTGGTTGATCCAGTAATACTAGCCGACGATACCATATAAATAAACCCGTCCGATTCTTCGTCGATGTGCCGAATGCGACTTTCGGTGGTTTGTGGCGTAATCAGGTTTACGTTCAGAATTCCGTATTCCCGGAAAGTCGGTGCGTAATCGGCCAGGTATAAATCCAGGGGAAGGTCGGGCAGAATAACGCCATCAACGCCTACTTCCTGACATTTTTTACAGAACGCTTCGACACCATATTGCAGAACCGGATTGATGTATCCCATCAGCAGAATCGGTACGGTGACTGGATCGCTGGACTGTTCCTGACGGCAACCTTCCAACTGGTCGAACAGCGTTTTCAACGACATACCGTTGTCCAGCGCTTTGCCATTGCTTTGCTGAATGGTTTCGCCATCGGCAACCGGGTCGGAGTAGGGCATACCAATCTCAACCAGATCGACACCAGCCGCCTGCAAACCGCGCAGAATGGTCATGGTATCGTTAAGTTGCGGGAACCCGGCTGTAAAATATACATTTAGCAATCGCTCACTTTTCTGAGAAAATAAGTCGGTAATGCGGTTTTGGGTTAAGGTCATAAACGTATGTACGGGCTTGAGCCCGTAATGGGTTTTTGCACGGGCTGAAGCCCGTACATACATATTACAGATGCTTTGAATACGTGCTTAAATCTTTATCACCCCGTCCTGACAGACAGACGACGACAACATCGTCGGGCTTAAGATTCATTTTTTCAAGGGCAGCCAGAGCGTGTGCCGATTCCAGTGCGGGAATAATGCCTTCCAGCTTGCTAAGCTGAAAGCCTGCCTGGAGGGCTTCGTCGTCGCTAATGGCGTAGAAATCGCCCCGGCCCGAATCGAACAGGTGGGCGTGAAGTGGACCGATACCCGGATAATCGAGACCAGCAGAAATCGAATACGGTTCAATAACCTGACCGTCTTCGGTTTGCATCAGAATCGTACGACTGCCGTGTAATACACCGGGTTTGCCTAACGCTGTTGTGGCTGCCGAATGGCCAGAGTTTACACCCTGTCCTGCCGCTTCGGCCGCTACCAGACGAACGGTGGGCTCGTTGAGGTAATGGAAAAAGGCACCGGCTGCATTGCTACCCCCGCCTACACAGGCTACTACGTAATCTGGGTTCTGACGCCCCGTTTTCGCAAACAGTTGTTTCTTTACTTCTTCGGAGATGACCGACTGAAAACGGGCAACCATATCGGGGTAGGGGTGTGGCCCAACTACCGAACCGATGATGTAGTGCGTATCGACGGGGTTATTGATCCAGTGACGCATGGCTTCGTTGGTTGCATCTTTCAGCGTCTGGCTACCCGACGTAGCTGGAACAACCGTGGCACCTAGCATCCGCATCCGGTCGACGTTGGGTTTCTGGCGCTCCATATCGATACTGCCCATGTAAACGATGCATTCGAGGCCCATCAGGGCACAAACGGTAGCTGTCGCTACGCCATGCTGACCTGCGCCGGTTTCGGCTACAATTCGTTTTTTACCCAGTCGTTGGGCTACCAGAATCTGGCCAATCGTGTTGTTTACCTTGTGCGCCCCTGTATGACACAGGTCTTCGCGTTTTAGGTAAACCGTTGCGCCTACTTTTTCCGATAGCCGCCTGGCCAGGAATAAAGGGGTTGGCCGACCAACATAATCTTCGAGCAATTGCCAGAATTCGGCCTGAAACGCTGGATCGTTAATGATATTGAGGTAATTCTGGCGTAGTTCTTCGACGTTCGGATAGAGCATTTCCGGGATGAACGCTCCGCCAAAGTGGCCATAAAATCCTTTATCGGATACCTCGAAAGAGGTTTGGGGTTCGAGAGTGGTTTGCATGGTAGCTTCAAAGTTTAAACAAGCCCGTGGACTTGCTATAAATAATAGCTATGGTCTCAATGGTGAGGAATAAAAGTAGGCTTGTGATTGTAACAAAATAGCGACTCCAGTTAAGCCTTAATCCATGATTTGAGAGATAAATCCAGGTGTCGCCAATGAAGTTATGTAGAATGATTGTGCTACAGGTTAGCCCCGAATAGGAGAGTGATAGCCATAGAATCGCCATAAAGATAAAGCAGGCCAACAATCGTTTTATTAGAACCATACTTTTTTGTATACTAAAGCTATCTAAATCTTTACGAATGGAGCCAGAATAGAAGCGCTTTTGTCATGCTGACGAAGGAAGCATCTTTGGTAACAGTATTCTTGTCGCTACCGAAGATGCTTCCTTCGTCAGCATGACAAAAATGCCCCTATTCCTGGCCTGAGCAGGAAAGTTTAAACAACTGCACTATCTATCTCCTTCCTTCAATACTTCCTCCATTCTACGATTCTCTTCTTCCGAGAATTTTATTCCAAAACGTATTGGTTCTTTAGGTGCTACCGCATCTAAAAATCGCTCGACTCCCCAACGTTTAATGTCGCTTGGTTTGTACACATTTGAGCCCTGCTCTTTAATTGTCGGGATATGCTCCAGTTCTTGTTCGGTCGTCGTTTCCATTAGCTTGTCTGTTTAGATCGGACTCAGAATGATTTGCTGGCAACTTACACCGTTTCCTCTTCCTCTACAGGCCGTACACGGTCGATCAGTTCTTTTACTTTGGCAACATCCTTGATACCCGGTGCGATCTCTACCTGGCTGTTCACATCTACGCCGTACAGCTTCATGCCTTTCAACGTGTCCAACTGGTTGAGGTTATCTAACCCAATCCCACCACTGATAAAAAAGGGCTTTTCGTTGTCGTATCGGCTCAAAATAGTCCAGTCGAAAGTGATTCCATTGCCACCGGGTTGGTCGCCTTTAGCATCGAACAGAAAAAAGTCGCATTGGGCCTTGTAGTTGTTCAGCATCGAAAAGTTGAACGACGAGTCGACCCGGAACGCTTTGATGATATTGATACCCCGATTTCGTAGACTTCGGCAATAGTCGGGTGTTTCGTTGCCATGCAACTGCACATACTGAAAATCATACTTCTTCACCGTCCGCAGAATGGTGTCCGGGCTGGCGTTGACAAACACACCTACCTTTCGTATGCTGCGAGGCAGCGATTTGACCACTTCTTCGTCTAACTCTTCTCCGACAAAACGGGGGGATTGATCGTAAAAGATAAATCCGATAAAATCAGGGTGTAAAGCGGCAATTTCTTTCAGGTTGTTTGGGTCGCGCAGACCGCACACTTTGATTTTCATGAGCTGTACAAGTTTGTAGAAGTGGACATGCGTGAAGTAAAGTCAGTGACTATATGTTGTAAGGCTGCGGCAGGGTCGGCCGTTTTCATGAAGGCTTCGCCGATCAGAAAACCATCGAAACCAGCCCGAAACAAGGTCAGCATCGTGTCGGCATCATGTAGGCCGCTTTCGGTGATCTTGGCAACTGTGTCGGGAATCCGCTCAACCAGGCGCAGTGATGTATCAATAGACGTTGTAAATGTCTTGAGATTGCGGTTGTTGACACCTACCAAGTCAACATTGACGTTGAAACTTCGATCGAGTTCTTCCTCGTCATGAACTTCGAGCAGTACCTGTAAGCTCAGGTCATGAGCTTGCAGGCTGAGTTCGGTGACTTCTTCGGGTGATAGGCAGGCGGCAATCAGCAAGACTACATCGGCTCCCCAGGCCTTGGCTT
This window of the Spirosoma aerolatum genome carries:
- a CDS encoding flavin monoamine oxidase family protein; translation: MTEPTTLYDVVVIGAGYAGLTATHELLKAGKTVLLVEARDRVGGRVWTQRFDDGTYVDLGGAWVGPTQERLYAMAREFGVETYKTYDEGKSTQYFRGQVKRYKGLIPPLPIGALLSLDAAIKKLNKLSKAVDLAEPWATPNAPYLDSMTLASWMNGQMRFDVARQFFKVAAEAIWAADPTEISLLHALFYTKSCRDLDTLMNIKNGAQEERFVGGAQTIADRLAATFTHQLVFDSPVKAVIQGENDISVVTPKETYKGKRVIITVPPALQTRIDFQPILPVQRAQLIQRMPMGSVWKCYAIYEKPFWREQGLNGLAATPDGHVTVTFDNSPNDGSYGVLMGFVLGNQAKAFAGLSDSDRKLSALHSFATFFGTQALSPVRYLDHSFMNEEWSRGCYAGLMGPGVWTTLGPALRQPVGRIHWAGTETSDIWNGYIDGAIRSGERVATEVMIHGE
- the trpA gene encoding tryptophan synthase subunit alpha; amino-acid sequence: MTLTQNRITDLFSQKSERLLNVYFTAGFPQLNDTMTILRGLQAAGVDLVEIGMPYSDPVADGETIQQSNGKALDNGMSLKTLFDQLEGCRQEQSSDPVTVPILLMGYINPVLQYGVEAFCKKCQEVGVDGVILPDLPLDLYLADYAPTFREYGILNVNLITPQTTESRIRHIDEESDGFIYMVSSASITGSTKGISDSMRAYFERIQAMNLRNPRLIGFGINNHDTFDTACEYANGAIVGSAFIRHLEEKGTSADSILEFVHTIRA
- the hisIE gene encoding bifunctional phosphoribosyl-AMP cyclohydrolase/phosphoribosyl-ATP diphosphatase HisIE, whose product is MNSEINFDKSPDGLVPAVIQDAETGKVLMLGYMNQEAYNKTVAENIVTFFSRSKQRLWTKGETSNNFLHVREILVDCDGDTLLIKASPAGPVCHTGAATCFQEVNQGKGQFLNYLQQVIHDRKVNPSDQSYTASLFNKGVNKIAQKVGEEAVELVIEAKDNNDHLFKGEAADLLFHFLVLLEQKNIQLDDIVTVLQGRHSKQ
- a CDS encoding phage holin family protein is translated as MGLIIRILISAVAVYIASIFIPGIHVSGGAGTYLMVAIVLGFLNAFIKPILTILTIPITIITLGLFLLVLNVLMVYLTAYLIPSFHVSGFIAALLFSFVVSIVTSLLDAIV
- a CDS encoding ABC transporter permease gives rise to the protein MIGSYIKTARRNLLRNKLFSAINMVGLAISMSVGLLLIAFVLDLYSYDKFHQYGDRIYRITNVLTTNGDRGKFATTSLKTGKLIRQKVAGAKVTILRNDFTQDAHVGDKILPIKGFWADPSVFTIFTFPMLEGNPETALKDPYSIVLTETAAQKLFGNDDALGKVVRFDTLDYQVTGVIKDVPFFSHIHFEALVSLSTAEQLNRSNFDKWANTPSNFVYMLLPEQTDRASIQSELDAIAREESRIEANTKVQFELLPLYKIVVGENLRRSEGSGYVGPHMPPTVLWILGGLALVVILSACFNYTNLSMARAMRRFKEVGLRKAIGAGKSQVWQQFLVEAIMISLASLLLSFILFLILRPQLISLAPEMQRTVKLSLTPTMVITFIIFSVTVGGIAGLMPALFFSKVSAISALRNVSTVKVFKYATLRRALVVIQYTLTLIFITATAIGYVQYKNILAFDLGFNTENILNINMQGNKPDAFLKELREMPEVTALSRSLIITSVGNAWGGYMKYTDSRDSALVLTNHVDENYLALHDYKLIAGGNFKAHPTTTEAATEVIVNQQVLKRFNIGNNNPEKAIGKEVTFSSFHGTRRMTIIGVMKDFHYGKVDNLIEPVAFMAWTPDDRAIINAKIHPTDLLATRAKIESAWKKIDRVHPLQAKFYTQEIEDAYSEFSAMVKIIGFLSFLAISIASMGLFGMVAYTTETRLKEISIRKVMGASSGSLIYLLSRGFLVMLSVSALIALPVTYLFFEKMVLTRFPYHTPVQVTELFIGLLAVLLIAFLMIGSQTMKAAKSNPVDVLKGE
- the trpC gene encoding indole-3-glycerol phosphate synthase TrpC, translated to MTILDQIIAQKRIEVAQRKETTPIAVLEQMPDFKRMGLSARDAVQEFRSSGIIAEFKRKSPSKGIINDTADVAETTQGYVRAGAAVLSVLTDEPFFGGTSADLQAARQANPSTPILRKDFVIDRYQLLEAKAWGADVVLLIAACLSPEEVTELSLQAHDLSLQVLLEVHDEEELDRSFNVNVDLVGVNNRNLKTFTTSIDTSLRLVERIPDTVAKITESGLHDADTMLTLFRAGFDGFLIGEAFMKTADPAAALQHIVTDFTSRMSTSTNLYSS
- a CDS encoding phosphoribosylanthranilate isomerase encodes the protein MKIKVCGLRDPNNLKEIAALHPDFIGFIFYDQSPRFVGEELDEEVVKSLPRSIRKVGVFVNASPDTILRTVKKYDFQYVQLHGNETPDYCRSLRNRGINIIKAFRVDSSFNFSMLNNYKAQCDFFLFDAKGDQPGGNGITFDWTILSRYDNEKPFFISGGIGLDNLNQLDTLKGMKLYGVDVNSQVEIAPGIKDVAKVKELIDRVRPVEEEETV
- a CDS encoding RidA family protein, producing MTFIQTPNAPVPGGHYSQAVVHNDLVFISGILPITPNGQKLTDATVAEQTKQILANLDAILQAAGSQRDQVLKVSVFITDMSAWATVNALYSDFFGNHRPARSVVPVNPLHYGFAIELEATAVI
- the trpB gene encoding tryptophan synthase subunit beta, whose amino-acid sequence is MQTTLEPQTSFEVSDKGFYGHFGGAFIPEMLYPNVEELRQNYLNIINDPAFQAEFWQLLEDYVGRPTPLFLARRLSEKVGATVYLKREDLCHTGAHKVNNTIGQILVAQRLGKKRIVAETGAGQHGVATATVCALMGLECIVYMGSIDMERQKPNVDRMRMLGATVVPATSGSQTLKDATNEAMRHWINNPVDTHYIIGSVVGPHPYPDMVARFQSVISEEVKKQLFAKTGRQNPDYVVACVGGGSNAAGAFFHYLNEPTVRLVAAEAAGQGVNSGHSAATTALGKPGVLHGSRTILMQTEDGQVIEPYSISAGLDYPGIGPLHAHLFDSGRGDFYAISDDEALQAGFQLSKLEGIIPALESAHALAALEKMNLKPDDVVVVCLSGRGDKDLSTYSKHL